A single Halarcobacter anaerophilus DNA region contains:
- the hemJ gene encoding protoporphyrinogen oxidase HemJ produces the protein MDYYLWIVVFHIMAVMSWMAMLFYQPRLYVYHTEHKDKKEFVEVVKIQEYKMYKYIGLPAMWATIISGVLMLYLRPDLLKGDGWMHAKIFFALLLIAYSFSLGYYRKKLENNDYSKSGNFFRAYNEVPTFLSILIVGYVITKTFSLAFTFITILFAAYLIYKVYKQKKKEE, from the coding sequence ATGGATTACTATCTCTGGATTGTTGTGTTTCACATAATGGCTGTAATGTCATGGATGGCAATGCTTTTTTATCAACCAAGACTATATGTATATCATACAGAGCATAAAGATAAAAAAGAGTTTGTAGAAGTCGTAAAGATTCAAGAGTACAAAATGTACAAATATATCGGTCTTCCTGCAATGTGGGCAACAATAATAAGCGGAGTTCTAATGCTTTACTTAAGACCTGATTTACTTAAAGGCGACGGTTGGATGCATGCAAAAATATTTTTTGCCCTACTTCTTATTGCCTACTCTTTTTCTTTGGGTTATTATAGAAAAAAATTGGAAAATAATGATTACTCAAAAAGCGGAAATTTTTTTAGAGCATACAATGAAGTTCCGACATTTTTATCTATTTTAATCGTTGGATACGTGATTACTAAAACTTTTTCCCTTGCTTTCACATTTATAACCATACTTTTTGCAGCTTATTTGATTTATAAAGTCTATAAACAAAAAAAGAAAGAAGAGTAA
- a CDS encoding replication-associated recombination protein A — MNDLSNILRPKTLNEFIGQKHIIGKNSALYKLIKKKEIPHLFFYGKPGTGKTSLAKIIAKEIDSDYYYFNATTIKVEELRKVFSRYKNSLIKPIVFIDEVHRLSKNQQEVLLPIMENYEAVIIGASTENPFFTLTNAIRSRSFLFKFNPFTKEELEEVLNKANEDIDFKLDKEAREYLILSSSGDARAMLNLLNFALKIDSNISIELLKELRNNPIGDGVSSKDSHYDLASAMIKSIRGSDVDAALYYMARLIDGGESVEFITRRLVIFASEDIGNANPNAINLAVSIMQATSKIGYPESRILLGQCIIYLASSPKSNSAYSAINKALSEVKNGKILNIPKHLDNKHIGYKYPHDYGGWVEQEYLKEDLKFYEPKNIAYEKTLSEWLKKIKGQN, encoded by the coding sequence ATGAATGATTTATCAAATATATTGAGACCTAAAACTCTAAATGAATTTATAGGTCAAAAACATATTATCGGCAAAAATTCTGCTCTATACAAACTAATCAAAAAAAAAGAGATTCCTCATCTCTTTTTTTACGGTAAACCCGGAACAGGAAAAACCTCTTTAGCAAAAATTATAGCAAAAGAGATAGATAGCGATTACTACTATTTTAATGCAACAACAATAAAAGTCGAAGAGTTAAGAAAAGTCTTTTCAAGATACAAAAACTCTTTGATAAAACCTATAGTCTTTATTGACGAAGTTCACAGATTATCAAAAAATCAACAAGAAGTGCTGCTTCCCATAATGGAAAATTATGAAGCCGTTATAATAGGAGCAAGTACGGAAAACCCTTTTTTCACCTTAACAAATGCTATTAGGTCAAGATCTTTTCTTTTTAAATTTAATCCTTTTACAAAAGAGGAGTTAGAAGAGGTTTTGAATAAAGCCAACGAAGATATAGATTTTAAGCTTGATAAAGAGGCTAGAGAGTATCTAATCCTATCAAGCAGTGGTGATGCAAGGGCTATGCTCAATCTTCTTAATTTTGCCCTTAAAATTGATTCTAATATATCTATTGAACTTCTAAAAGAGTTAAGAAATAATCCAATCGGAGACGGTGTTAGTTCAAAAGACAGCCATTATGATTTGGCAAGTGCAATGATAAAATCAATTCGAGGTTCCGACGTTGATGCCGCTTTATATTATATGGCAAGATTAATTGACGGAGGAGAGAGCGTCGAATTTATCACAAGAAGACTTGTGATTTTTGCCAGTGAAGATATAGGAAATGCAAATCCAAATGCAATAAATCTTGCCGTAAGTATTATGCAGGCTACTTCAAAAATCGGATATCCCGAAAGCAGAATACTTTTAGGTCAATGTATTATTTATTTAGCCTCTAGCCCAAAATCAAATAGTGCTTACAGTGCAATTAATAAAGCACTTAGTGAAGTAAAAAATGGTAAAATTTTAAATATTCCCAAACATCTAGATAATAAACATATAGGATATAAGTATCCTCATGATTACGGAGGTTGGGTTGAACAAGAGTATTTAAAAGAGGACCTTAAATTTTATGAACCTAAAAATATCGCTTATGAAAAAACACTAAGTGAATGGTTAAAAAAAATCAAAGGGCAAAATTAG
- a CDS encoding pseudouridine synthase has protein sequence MKKEIEEEQEESLTRLNKFISHNSNYSRREADKLIEEGRITVNNKPVKDLATKVSNKDIVRIGKKVIKEDKNKMYTVIIYNKPKGELVTKNDPQGRKVIYDSLDKKYKHFIPIGRLDYASEGLILLTDSVDVANKLMHSNLERIYKLKVNGPVTSKVEEAMLNGLELKDARVGGHEKSKIKAMNFEPFIAYQIISNNKNFSKIKVAISEGKNRELRRFFGHFGLDILDLKRFEFGGISLNNLPTGKSRYLTKDEYKDLRLFLNGDE, from the coding sequence ATGAAAAAAGAGATAGAAGAAGAGCAAGAAGAGAGTCTGACAAGGCTTAATAAATTTATTTCTCATAACAGCAATTACTCAAGAAGAGAAGCCGATAAACTAATTGAAGAAGGAAGAATTACGGTAAATAACAAGCCCGTTAAAGATCTTGCAACAAAAGTTTCTAATAAAGATATCGTAAGAATCGGCAAAAAAGTAATAAAAGAAGATAAGAACAAAATGTATACTGTGATTATCTATAACAAACCCAAAGGTGAACTTGTAACAAAAAACGATCCCCAAGGAAGAAAAGTTATATATGATTCTTTAGATAAAAAATATAAACATTTTATTCCCATCGGAAGATTAGACTATGCAAGTGAGGGTTTGATTCTTTTAACAGATTCCGTAGATGTTGCAAATAAACTTATGCATTCAAATTTAGAAAGAATCTATAAATTAAAAGTAAACGGTCCCGTAACTTCCAAAGTAGAAGAAGCAATGTTAAACGGTCTTGAACTTAAAGATGCAAGAGTAGGAGGTCATGAAAAATCAAAAATCAAAGCAATGAATTTTGAACCTTTTATCGCATATCAAATAATATCAAACAATAAAAATTTTTCAAAAATCAAAGTTGCAATAAGTGAAGGGAAGAATAGAGAATTAAGAAGATTCTTCGGACACTTCGGTCTTGATATACTAGATCTAAAAAGATTTGAGTTCGGCGGGATATCATTAAACAATCTTCCTACAGGGAAATCAAGATATCTTACAAAAGATGAATATAAAGATTTAAGGCTATTTTTAAACGGCGATGAATGA
- a CDS encoding KpsF/GutQ family sugar-phosphate isomerase — MDFNEIAKEVLDIEAKELNLASKNIDSFNIKDAVELIYNCKGKVIVTGVGKSGLIGAKIAATFASTGTSSFFLHPTEAMHGDLGMIGKDDIVLGISYSGESEELIQLLPHIKRFDIPLIAMAKNENSTLAKYSDIFINISVTKEACPLDAAPTSSTTLTLAMGDVLAVCLMRKRDFKKEDFASFHPGGTLGKKLFVKVDDLLRKENLPIVSRETKIKDAIVTMSEGRLGNVLIIDEKNHLTSILSDGDLRRALMNPDFSIEKSVEEIATKNPRTIKDKNLLASDALKIIEEYKIQLLIVTNENNEIIGVLHIHDLIEAGIK; from the coding sequence ATGGATTTTAATGAAATAGCAAAAGAGGTCTTGGATATTGAAGCAAAAGAGTTAAATCTTGCTTCAAAAAATATAGACTCTTTTAATATAAAAGACGCGGTAGAGTTAATATATAACTGCAAAGGCAAAGTTATAGTTACAGGTGTAGGCAAATCAGGTCTTATAGGAGCAAAAATTGCTGCTACTTTTGCAAGTACGGGAACTTCATCATTCTTTTTACATCCTACAGAAGCAATGCACGGAGATCTTGGAATGATAGGTAAAGATGATATTGTTCTTGGCATTTCATATAGCGGAGAGAGTGAGGAGTTAATCCAACTTCTTCCCCATATTAAAAGATTTGATATTCCTTTAATTGCCATGGCTAAAAATGAAAACTCTACATTGGCAAAATATTCGGATATTTTTATAAATATAAGCGTTACAAAAGAGGCATGTCCATTAGATGCCGCACCTACGTCATCAACTACATTAACCTTGGCTATGGGTGATGTCTTGGCAGTTTGCCTAATGAGAAAAAGAGATTTTAAAAAAGAGGATTTTGCTTCTTTTCATCCCGGAGGAACTTTAGGTAAAAAACTTTTTGTAAAAGTCGATGATCTTCTTAGAAAAGAAAATCTCCCTATTGTTTCACGTGAAACAAAAATTAAAGATGCTATTGTAACTATGAGTGAAGGAAGATTGGGAAACGTACTCATAATCGATGAAAAAAATCATTTAACTTCAATATTAAGTGACGGAGATTTAAGAAGAGCCTTAATGAATCCTGACTTCTCTATTGAAAAAAGTGTAGAAGAGATTGCAACAAAAAACCCTAGAACAATAAAAGATAAAAATTTATTGGCAAGTGATGCACTTAAAATAATAGAAGAGTATAAAATCCAGCTTTTAATTGTAACTAATGAAAATAATGAGATAATTGGTGTATTACATATCCATGACCTAATAGAAGCGGGAATAAAATGA
- a CDS encoding ribonuclease J, translated as MENNKANNQENEIAKKTTKPEGNQTEKRKPSPKKETSEKKPSPNRRRRNPNNRAKTNNSKANNSWINDLRKAHSINEKSHKDRLNPHNKLNLSTNAKVRITPLGGLGEIGGNMMVIETEKSAIIVDVGMSFPDEDMHGVDILIPDFTYLRQIKDKIAAVIITHGHEDHIGAMPYLFKEMQFPIYGTSLPLEMIGSKFDEHKMREHRKLFRPIEKRVPIKIGDFEIEWIHITHSIIDSSSLAIKTEAGTIIHTGDFKIDHTPIDGFPTDLHRLAYYGEQGVLLLMSDSTNSHSPGFTKSERAVAPTFDRIFSSAKGRVIMSTFSSNIHRVSQAIEYGLKYGRKVCVIGRSMEKNLEIAMNLGYIKFPRDQFIEAHEVNKYNDKEVLIVTTGSQGESMSALYRMSIHEHRHVKIKPGDQIILSAKAIPGNEASVSGIINHLLKAGATVAYQDFSEIHVSGHAAQEEQKLMLRLVKPKFFMPIHGEYNHAVKHAKTGIACGVLERNTYIMSDGEQIEVSPKYLKKVKTVKTGKVYIDNQLNHKISDDIVIDRQTMANEGVVIIVAHINANDRTIVDRPKVTSFGLVSDRYDKHFAKEIEELLETFLKNAKEGIFKNNRILEDEIRKTVRKHCIRKYKKYPMIVPTLFVQ; from the coding sequence ATGGAAAACAACAAAGCTAATAATCAAGAAAACGAGATAGCTAAAAAAACTACGAAGCCAGAAGGTAATCAAACAGAAAAAAGAAAACCTTCTCCTAAAAAAGAGACAAGCGAGAAAAAACCAAGTCCTAACAGACGAAGAAGAAACCCAAACAACAGAGCAAAAACAAATAATTCAAAAGCAAACAACTCTTGGATTAATGATTTAAGAAAAGCTCACAGTATAAATGAAAAATCTCATAAAGATAGATTAAATCCCCATAATAAATTAAACCTCTCAACTAATGCAAAAGTAAGAATCACTCCATTAGGAGGATTAGGTGAAATCGGTGGGAATATGATGGTAATAGAGACAGAAAAATCTGCAATTATCGTTGATGTTGGGATGAGTTTCCCTGATGAAGATATGCACGGTGTTGATATTTTAATCCCGGATTTTACATATCTAAGACAAATAAAAGATAAAATTGCGGCTGTAATTATTACACATGGTCATGAAGATCATATAGGTGCAATGCCTTATCTTTTTAAAGAGATGCAATTCCCTATTTACGGAACTTCATTACCCCTTGAAATGATTGGTTCAAAATTTGATGAACATAAAATGAGAGAACATAGAAAACTTTTTAGACCTATTGAGAAAAGAGTTCCTATAAAAATAGGCGATTTTGAAATAGAATGGATTCATATTACCCACTCTATTATTGATTCATCTTCTTTGGCAATAAAAACCGAAGCCGGTACTATTATTCATACAGGTGACTTTAAAATCGACCATACTCCAATTGACGGATTCCCTACAGATCTTCATAGACTTGCATATTATGGGGAACAAGGTGTATTATTGTTGATGTCCGATTCAACAAACTCTCATTCACCGGGATTTACAAAATCAGAAAGAGCCGTTGCTCCTACTTTTGATAGAATATTCTCATCTGCAAAAGGTAGAGTTATTATGTCTACTTTCTCTTCAAATATTCACAGAGTCTCACAAGCAATTGAATATGGCTTGAAATACGGAAGAAAAGTTTGCGTAATCGGAAGATCAATGGAAAAAAACCTTGAAATTGCCATGAACTTGGGATATATAAAATTTCCAAGAGATCAATTTATTGAAGCTCATGAAGTAAATAAATACAATGATAAAGAAGTTTTAATCGTAACTACTGGAAGTCAAGGTGAATCAATGAGTGCCTTATATAGAATGTCAATTCATGAACACAGACATGTAAAAATAAAACCGGGAGATCAAATTATTCTTTCAGCAAAAGCAATCCCCGGAAATGAAGCTAGTGTTTCAGGAATTATTAATCATCTTCTTAAAGCAGGAGCAACTGTTGCTTATCAAGATTTCAGCGAAATTCATGTTTCAGGTCACGCAGCCCAAGAAGAACAAAAATTGATGCTTCGATTAGTTAAACCTAAATTCTTTATGCCTATTCACGGAGAGTATAATCATGCTGTAAAACATGCAAAAACAGGTATTGCATGCGGAGTTTTAGAAAGAAATACTTATATTATGAGTGACGGTGAGCAAATAGAAGTAAGCCCGAAATATCTTAAAAAAGTAAAAACAGTTAAAACAGGGAAAGTTTATATAGATAATCAACTAAATCATAAAATATCGGATGATATAGTAATAGATAGACAAACAATGGCAAATGAAGGTGTAGTTATTATTGTTGCACATATTAATGCAAACGACAGAACAATCGTAGATAGACCTAAAGTTACATCTTTTGGATTAGTTTCGGATAGATATGACAAACATTTTGCAAAAGAGATTGAAGAGTTATTAGAGACTTTCTTGAAAAATGCAAAAGAAGGTATCTTTAAAAATAATAGAATCTTAGAAGATGAAATAAGAAAAACTGTAAGAAAACATTGTATTAGAAAATATAAAAAATACCCTATGATTGTACCTACACTTTTTGTACAATAA
- the rsmA gene encoding 16S rRNA (adenine(1518)-N(6)/adenine(1519)-N(6))-dimethyltransferase RsmA gives MKKSIIAKKKFGQNFLKDKNILSMIIQSMPKNSNHIVEIGPGLGDLTENLVKYKDTTAYEVDTDLIAVLKSKFAIEIENKRFELIHTDVLKAWDEKGSLYKSKYDLIANLPYYIATNIILRAFEDINCENIIVMIQREVAQKFTAKVNNKEYSSLSIITELVSKEARILFDVPPESFDPPPKVVSSILYISKKEKVELDKDFLKFLKVCFSQPRKKLFKNLSGLYKKEFLSNIYNELNIKETLRPHEVDVSLYSQMYTKVKNGKQQS, from the coding sequence ATGAAAAAGAGTATAATTGCAAAAAAGAAATTCGGACAAAATTTCTTAAAAGACAAAAACATTTTATCAATGATCATCCAATCGATGCCCAAAAACAGTAATCATATTGTAGAAATTGGGCCTGGATTAGGTGATTTGACGGAAAATTTAGTCAAGTACAAAGATACAACAGCTTATGAAGTCGACACAGATTTAATAGCTGTTTTAAAGTCAAAATTTGCAATTGAAATTGAAAACAAGCGTTTTGAACTAATCCACACAGATGTTTTGAAAGCTTGGGATGAAAAAGGTAGTTTGTATAAAAGTAAATACGATTTAATAGCAAATCTGCCTTACTATATTGCAACAAATATTATATTAAGAGCATTTGAAGATATAAATTGTGAGAATATAATAGTAATGATACAAAGAGAAGTTGCTCAAAAATTTACTGCAAAAGTAAATAATAAAGAGTACTCTTCACTTTCAATAATTACTGAATTAGTGTCAAAAGAGGCAAGAATACTGTTTGATGTTCCGCCTGAATCTTTTGATCCGCCACCCAAAGTGGTCTCATCAATTCTTTATATTTCAAAAAAAGAAAAAGTGGAATTAGATAAAGATTTTTTAAAATTTTTAAAAGTCTGTTTTTCTCAACCGAGGAAAAAACTCTTTAAAAATTTATCAGGTCTTTATAAAAAAGAGTTTTTATCTAATATCTATAATGAACTTAATATAAAAGAGACTTTAAGACCTCATGAAGTTGACGTATCTTTGTATAGCCAAATGTATACAAAGGTAAAAAATGGAAAACAACAAAGCTAA
- the hisF gene encoding imidazole glycerol phosphate synthase subunit HisF, whose amino-acid sequence MSNFAKRIIPCLDVKDGRVVKGVNFVGLRDAGDPVEVAKRYNNEGADELAFLDITASHENRDTIVDIVRDVAKEVFIPLTVGGGIRKLEDIYKLLNVGCDKVSINSSAVSNPDFINQGAKRFGSQCIVVAIDVKKVEDGSYHVFVKGGREDTGLDAEQWAKEVYDRGAGEILLTSMDTDGAKSGFELNITEKISSLVDIPVIASGGAGTMEHIKEAFEHGASAALAASIFHFKEIDIMELKHYLRENNIPVRI is encoded by the coding sequence TTGAGTAATTTTGCAAAAAGAATTATCCCTTGCTTAGATGTAAAAGACGGAAGAGTTGTAAAAGGCGTAAACTTTGTAGGTCTTAGGGATGCCGGAGATCCTGTCGAAGTAGCAAAAAGATACAACAATGAAGGTGCAGACGAACTAGCATTTCTTGATATTACTGCAAGCCACGAAAACAGGGATACGATTGTAGATATCGTAAGAGATGTAGCTAAAGAGGTTTTTATCCCTTTAACAGTCGGTGGAGGGATTAGAAAACTAGAAGATATCTATAAATTACTAAATGTCGGATGTGATAAAGTATCAATAAACTCTTCAGCTGTTTCAAATCCTGATTTTATAAATCAAGGGGCAAAAAGATTCGGTAGTCAATGTATTGTTGTTGCGATTGACGTAAAAAAAGTGGAAGATGGCTCTTATCATGTTTTTGTAAAAGGCGGTAGAGAAGATACCGGACTTGATGCAGAACAATGGGCAAAAGAGGTTTATGACAGAGGTGCAGGAGAAATTCTTTTAACCTCAATGGATACAGACGGAGCAAAATCCGGATTTGAATTAAATATTACAGAAAAAATATCATCTTTGGTGGATATCCCCGTAATTGCAAGCGGTGGAGCAGGAACTATGGAGCATATAAAAGAGGCTTTTGAACATGGTGCAAGTGCAGCTTTAGCCGCTTCAATTTTTCACTTTAAAGAGATAGATATAATGGAACTAAAACATTACCTAAGAGAGAATAATATACCCGTAAGGATATAA
- a CDS encoding phosphorylase family protein: protein MIVCAGRNETFNFAQPIGVGLIESSINLTRIALFDKPDFLLFIGTAGSYGNYNIFDIVESKRAANLELSFLSNDSYTPLDNVLESDNKMVKNDTIVNSSNYITTNFELSKHYNEYGIGIENMEFFSVLQVAKEFEIPVAGIFIVTNYTKKDAHKEFLSNHDEAMKRLTKYLIEKQIIK from the coding sequence ATGATTGTATGTGCAGGAAGAAACGAAACTTTTAATTTTGCTCAGCCTATAGGAGTAGGATTAATAGAGAGTTCTATCAACTTAACAAGAATTGCTCTTTTTGATAAACCTGATTTTTTATTGTTTATCGGAACTGCAGGAAGTTACGGAAACTATAATATTTTTGATATTGTAGAGTCTAAAAGAGCAGCTAATTTAGAACTTTCATTTTTGAGCAATGATTCATATACTCCTTTAGATAATGTATTAGAATCGGATAATAAGATGGTAAAAAATGATACCATAGTTAATAGTTCAAATTATATAACAACAAATTTTGAATTGTCTAAACATTATAATGAGTATGGAATAGGAATAGAAAATATGGAATTTTTTTCTGTATTACAAGTAGCAAAAGAGTTTGAAATACCTGTTGCGGGAATATTTATCGTAACAAATTATACAAAAAAAGATGCACACAAAGAGTTCCTTTCTAATCATGATGAAGCAATGAAACGTTTAACTAAATATCTAATAGAGAAGCAAATAATAAAATAG
- the rlmN gene encoding 23S rRNA (adenine(2503)-C(2))-methyltransferase RlmN, with the protein MNSIYDYTLDELKEKLKPSFRAKQVYNWLYKKYVTSYEQMKNLPKELIDDLKENYPINIMEIVKREKSLDGSIKYLFKLRDGHTVEAVLLLMKKKITNDKGEVEQSEKFTVCISTQVGCKVGCSFCLTAKGGFVRNLTVGEIVNQIVQVKRDNQIAQNKSLNIVFMGMGEPLDNYDNFVHSVKVFSELEGLAISRRRQTVSTSGLSTKIEKLGNEDLGIQLAISLHAVDDELRSELIPMNKAYNIKSIIDAVKKFPVDTRKKVMFEYLVIKNKNDDIESAKKLLKLLDGIKAKVNLIYFNPYPGTSYQRPQRDDMLKFQEYLISKGLLCTIRESKGLDISAACGQLKEKEANGSA; encoded by the coding sequence TTGAATTCAATATATGATTACACATTAGATGAATTAAAAGAAAAGTTAAAACCTAGCTTTAGAGCAAAGCAGGTTTATAATTGGTTATATAAAAAATACGTAACTTCATATGAACAGATGAAGAATCTTCCTAAAGAGTTGATTGATGATTTAAAAGAGAATTATCCGATTAATATTATGGAAATAGTAAAAAGAGAGAAGAGTCTTGACGGAAGTATAAAATATCTTTTTAAATTAAGAGACGGTCATACGGTAGAAGCTGTTTTATTACTAATGAAGAAGAAGATTACAAATGATAAAGGTGAAGTTGAACAAAGCGAAAAATTTACCGTATGTATCTCAACACAAGTTGGATGTAAAGTCGGATGCAGCTTTTGTCTTACTGCAAAAGGTGGCTTTGTAAGAAATCTTACCGTAGGTGAAATAGTAAATCAAATAGTTCAAGTAAAAAGAGATAATCAAATAGCCCAAAACAAATCTTTAAATATTGTTTTTATGGGAATGGGTGAACCTTTAGACAATTATGATAACTTTGTTCATTCTGTTAAAGTCTTTTCTGAACTTGAGGGATTGGCAATTAGTAGAAGAAGACAAACTGTTTCAACTTCAGGATTATCGACAAAAATAGAAAAACTAGGAAATGAAGATTTAGGAATTCAACTTGCAATATCTTTACACGCTGTTGATGATGAATTAAGAAGCGAATTGATTCCTATGAATAAAGCATATAATATAAAATCAATTATTGATGCCGTTAAAAAATTTCCGGTTGATACAAGAAAAAAAGTAATGTTTGAATATTTGGTTATTAAAAACAAAAATGATGATATTGAATCTGCAAAAAAACTTTTAAAACTTTTAGACGGAATAAAAGCAAAAGTAAATTTAATATATTTTAATCCATATCCAGGTACATCATATCAAAGACCACAAAGGGATGATATGCTAAAATTCCAAGAATATTTAATAAGCAAAGGTCTACTTTGTACTATTAGAGAATCAAAAGGTCTTGATATCTCGGCTGCATGTGGACAACTTAAAGAGAAGGAAGCCAATGGGAGCGCTTGA
- the gltX gene encoding glutamate--tRNA ligase — protein sequence MAVTRFAPSPTGYLHIGGLRTALYSYLWARKTKGQFRLRIEDTDTQRNNEDAMKAILEAFEWVGMDFDGEVEYQSKRLDIYKEYIQKLLDEGNAYYCYMTKEELDALREKQMANKQTPRYDGTWRPEEGKTLPLIPEGVEPVVRIKAPKEGMITFIDGVKSIMNFNCSEVDDFVIARSNGMPTYNFVVTIDDALMGITDVIRGDDHLTNTAKQIIIYEALGFNIPKFYHVPMINNPQGKKLSKRDGALDVMEYKRQGFLPETLLNFLVRLGWSHGDQEIFSMEEMLELFDPSNINKSASSYNEEKLLWLNSHYIKNVSNERLANELEYFDCHIKGHDKKEIILDLCKERAQTLIELKEAINKIILRPTSYEAKGTKKFIKEDTIKFLEVYLQTLEENKESLHLACDYEVITKPFIEKFELKFPQLFQPIRISLTGGTQAPSVYDIMAVLGFEEVKSRILTAIERNFGKEA from the coding sequence ATGGCTGTTACTAGATTTGCTCCAAGTCCTACGGGATATTTACATATTGGAGGATTAAGAACTGCACTTTATAGCTATTTATGGGCTAGAAAAACAAAAGGTCAATTCAGATTAAGAATTGAAGATACGGATACTCAAAGAAATAATGAAGATGCTATGAAAGCAATTCTTGAAGCCTTTGAGTGGGTAGGTATGGATTTCGACGGTGAAGTTGAATATCAATCAAAAAGATTGGATATTTATAAAGAGTATATTCAAAAACTTTTAGATGAAGGAAATGCATACTACTGTTATATGACAAAAGAGGAGCTTGATGCTTTAAGAGAAAAGCAAATGGCAAATAAGCAGACACCTAGATATGACGGAACATGGAGACCTGAAGAGGGGAAAACTCTTCCTTTAATTCCTGAAGGTGTAGAACCTGTAGTTAGAATAAAAGCTCCAAAAGAGGGAATGATTACATTTATAGACGGAGTTAAGTCTATTATGAATTTTAACTGTTCTGAAGTTGATGATTTTGTAATTGCAAGATCAAACGGAATGCCTACATACAATTTTGTTGTTACTATTGATGATGCTTTAATGGGAATAACAGATGTAATAAGAGGTGATGACCATTTAACAAATACTGCAAAACAAATTATTATTTATGAAGCATTGGGATTTAATATTCCTAAATTTTATCATGTGCCTATGATAAATAATCCCCAAGGTAAAAAGCTTTCAAAAAGAGACGGTGCTTTAGATGTGATGGAGTATAAAAGACAAGGTTTCCTTCCTGAAACACTTTTAAACTTTTTAGTAAGATTAGGATGGTCTCACGGAGATCAAGAAATTTTTTCTATGGAAGAGATGTTAGAATTATTTGATCCTTCAAATATTAACAAATCAGCTTCTTCATATAATGAGGAAAAACTTTTATGGCTAAACTCTCATTATATAAAAAATGTTTCAAATGAAAGATTGGCAAATGAGCTGGAATATTTTGACTGTCATATAAAAGGACATGATAAAAAAGAGATAATTTTAGATCTTTGCAAAGAGAGAGCTCAAACTCTGATTGAACTAAAAGAGGCAATTAATAAAATTATTCTTAGACCGACTTCATATGAAGCTAAAGGAACAAAAAAATTTATTAAAGAAGATACTATAAAATTTTTAGAAGTCTATTTACAAACATTGGAAGAGAATAAAGAGTCTTTGCATTTAGCTTGTGATTATGAAGTAATAACAAAACCTTTTATAGAAAAATTTGAGCTTAAATTTCCTCAACTTTTTCAACCTATAAGAATTTCATTGACAGGTGGAACACAAGCACCGTCAGTTTATGATATTATGGCAGTATTAGGTTTTGAAGAGGTAAAAAGTAGAATTTTAACTGCAATTGAGAGAAATTTTGGTAAAGAAGCGTAA
- a CDS encoding RNA recognition motif domain-containing protein translates to MNIYVGNLSYNVDDNGLKDAFEKFGEVKSAKVITDRETGRSKGFGFVEMMTEVSGSQAIEELNGSELDGRTLRVNEARPREQRPRRQY, encoded by the coding sequence ATGAATATTTATGTTGGTAATTTGTCGTATAACGTTGATGACAATGGTTTAAAAGATGCTTTTGAAAAGTTTGGTGAAGTAAAAAGTGCAAAAGTTATTACTGATAGAGAAACAGGAAGATCAAAAGGATTCGGTTTCGTTGAGATGATGACTGAAGTAAGTGGAAGTCAAGCAATTGAGGAACTAAACGGATCTGAACTTGACGGTAGAACTTTAAGAGTAAACGAAGCTAGACCTAGAGAACAAAGACCTAGAAGACAATACTAA